A window of Zingiber officinale cultivar Zhangliang chromosome 5A, Zo_v1.1, whole genome shotgun sequence contains these coding sequences:
- the LOC121980062 gene encoding U-box domain-containing protein 4-like, which produces MEVMVELDLFVGLFESTIFFGFQYGDFMRESWGFCLICGGVVVLAVDFRSGGLLGQQKELMIVRSNSIRHEQCSIRSRTRGRPFASENLTDSLVDFKLWELASVGAGPSRSANSSAEHEELLEISRGFSDCSSFGSDISGELQRLASFSISEVPRSVVASNVKGFEESGLSTSSESLEYTSVEGVEPVVRACVERLRSVSVEAKREAAARIRLLAKHRLDFRLLIRASGPISALVPLLRSTDPAAQENAATALLNLSLEEANKRRIAAVGAIKPLVYALRTGTASAKQNAACALLNISMIEENRAMIGACGAIPPFACYLI; this is translated from the exons ATGGAGGTGATGGTCGAGTTGGATCTTTTTGTTGGGCTTTTTGAATCGACCATTTTTTTTGGTTTCCAATATGGTGATTTTATGAGAGAAAGCTGGGGTTTTTGTTTGATTTGCGGTGGTGTTGTGGTTCTTGCTGTGGATTTTAGGTCTGGCGGCTTGTTAGGGCAGCAGAAAGAGTTGATGATTGTTAGATCCAACTCGATCCGCCACGAACAATGCAG CATAAGGTCGAGAACAAGAGGGCGTCCTTTTGCCTCCGAAAACCTAACCGACTCACTCGTCGATTTCAAGCTATGGGAGCTTGCCTCCGTCGGAGCGGGACCTTCTCGCTCTGCCAATTCCAGCGCCGAGCACGAGGAGCTTCTCGAAATCTCCAGGGGCTTCTCTGACTGCTCCAGCTTTGGCTCCGACATCTCCGGTGAGCTCCAAAGGCTGGCCTCCTTTTCCATATCTGAGGTGCCACGGAGCGTTGTGGCATCCAACGTCAAAGGTTTCGAGGAATCCGGGCTCAGCACGTCATCAGAGAGCCTAGAGTACACGTCGGTGGAGGGCGTCGAGCCGGTGGTGCGCGCTTGCGTGGAGCGTCTGAGGTCGGTGTCGGTGGAGGCGAAGCGGGAGGCTGCGGCGAGGATCCGGCTCCTGGCGAAGCACCGGTTGGATTTCCGGTTGCTGATCAGGGCGTCGGGGCCGATCTCGGCCCTAGTCCCGCTGCTGCGCAGCACGGATCCGGCTGCGCAAGAGAATGCGGCGACGGCGCTGCTTAACCTTTCGCTGGAGGAGGCCAACAAGAGGCGCATAGCGGCGGTGGGCGCGATCAAGCCGCTGGTGTACGCCCTGCGGACAGGGACAGCCTCTGCGAAGCAGAACGCTGCGTGCGCGTTGCTGAACATTTCGATGATCGAGGAGAACCGGGCAATGATAGGAGCATGTGGAGCGATCCCACCGTTTGCTTGCTACCTTatctaa